CTGCTAAAAATAAAGGACTTTTGAGAAAACTAAATCCTCTCTCATATGACTGTTGTGCTTTATATTCAGACAGCATTTTCTCGTTGCTCAGTTCTTTCTCTGACAAAATATTTGTAGTAATTATAAACCTTCCAGAACTTAACCTTTCTGGTTCAATAACATCTTTATTTTCAGCAACCCTGGCTGATATTTGATAATATTTCGATTGATTCTCTTCTTTGATGTCGGCATGTTTTTTGATAATTTCGATATTTTCTATCTGATGATATTTAAATTCTTTACTTATTTTGATTAATTCTTTTCTCGCATCAGCAGCACAAGCAAACTTCTCTTGTGCTAGTTTTTTTAACTTAGTTTGAGTATTAGTCAAAGCTTTTTCTATTTTCTTTGATAATTTCTTTAAGTCAGATTTTTTTCTATCTTGACTTTGTACAACTAACCATCTTTGCTCTATATCTCCATAATTTATTTTCTTTTGAGCGTATGAGTATCCTGATTTATCACTTTTAACAAATTCCGATTCTGTTAAACTCATCACTAAGCTTTTTGCTGATTTTATCGTCAATGGTACTCTAGTTAACCATTTGATACTCGACATTAACTTAATATTTGATTCTGTATATAATGCGCTATCTGCTACTATTAAACTATCAACTTTTATTCTTTTCTTATATTCAACTGCAATTTCTCCAAACTTTTTAGAATCAACTTCATTTCCTGATACTGTTTTTATATATATTGGTATATCTCCATCTCCTGAACATACTAATTCTGTAATAAATTGTTTTAAGTCTGGACGATGGTCACG
This region of Nostoc sp. UHCC 0302 genomic DNA includes:
- a CDS encoding IS1634 family transposase — its product is MRPQIIVALVGWWLVAIDVDGEYEYSLPEVIFNNQKQSDYIGKENEERKSPQAIKLTYGYSRDHRPDLKQFITELVCSGDGDIPIYIKTVSGNEVDSKKFGEIAVEYKKRIKVDSLIVADSALYTESNIKLMSSIKWLTRVPLTIKSAKSLVMSLTESEFVKSDKSGYSYAQKKINYGDIEQRWLVVQSQDRKKSDLKKLSKKIEKALTNTQTKLKKLAQEKFACAADARKELIKISKEFKYHQIENIEIIKKHADIKEENQSKYYQISARVAENKDVIEPERLSSGRFIITTNILSEKELSNEKMLSEYKAQQSYERGFSFLKSPLFLADSIFLKSPERIEALAMIMGLCLLVYTLAQREIRAALKSLNYTVKNQLGKTINNPTMRWIFQCFQSVHLVTFQQKTEFLNLTSEMKYILLSLPEACRNYYKYIS